A region of Scleropages formosus chromosome 2, fSclFor1.1, whole genome shotgun sequence DNA encodes the following proteins:
- the LOC108939257 gene encoding fibroblast growth factor 19-like, with protein MSPGVTLVIATITVLNTLFRVIVLSAPVPVSGSQYSTGWGLSVRLRHLYASRTGLHVRISADGRVDGSAVQSSDSLVEIRPVDIGFVVIKGVTSSCYLCMDTNGKLYGSLIYMKGECSFVERILPNGYNIYISEKHGKAISLHGGSMQRPHTQERGLNSGSLFLPMVSTLPVEPENIHWMDPEEFDKRDQDPQSTLEVDSMDPFGKFSWTSINSPSFD; from the exons ATGTCGCCTGGAGTTACTCTCGTTATTGCCACTATTACAGTGTTGAATACGCTGTTTCGTGTTATTGTACTCTCTGCACCGGTCCCGGTCTCTGGATCCCAGTACTCTACAGGCTGGGGGCTCTCTGTCCGCCTCAGACACCTGTACGCGTCCAGGACGGGCCTGCATGTGCGGATCAGCGCCGATGGGCGAGTGGATGGGTCTGCAGTTCAGAGCTCCGATA gTTTAGTGGAAATTCGTCCTGTTGATATAGGCTTTGTTGTCATCAAAGGGGTAACAAGCTCCTGCTACCTTTGCATGGATACAAATGGAAAACTATATGGATCT CTCATCTATATGAAGGGTGAATGTTCTTTTGTGGAGCGCATCCTTCCCAACGGATACAACATCTATATCTCAGAAAAACATGGCAAAGCCATCAGTCTGCATGGAGGCAGCATGCAGAGACCCCATACCCAAGAGAGAGGTTTAAACTCCGGGTCCTTGTTCTTGCCAATGGTGAGCACACTTCCAGTGGAGCCAGAAAACATCCACTGGATGGATCCTGAAGAATTTGATAAGAGGGATCAAGACCCACAGTCTACACTTGAAGTGGACAGCATGGACCCTTTTGGAAAATTTTCTTGGACTTCTATAAATAGCCCAAGTTTCGACTaa